In Massilia violaceinigra, one DNA window encodes the following:
- a CDS encoding ABC transporter ATP-binding protein codes for MSGAATSYGLLWRLLRVARPSAGQLGAAAAIALVSAAGTLCFPLLARRVVDELAAGKTDPLSIGLLAAILVGAALASALSAYLLARVGHGLVASLRAMLVDKMLKLPVAAFDQDSTGERVSRVLSDCDAISDLATKQAVNLLTGVLLLGGSVGVLLMLDVRLTLTLLGCVAGAFGVVVPLALLLEGLARSTQDRTAKLGGILTHVFSEIRLVKAFTAEGRERARSGEEIAELRRLGLKTSKINAALEPVIGLALTAAIIIILVYGTGRVSSGAITIGTLTAFILYIFNVAAPLIQLTNFAAELQKAKGASSRIGALLDEREEEQGAARATCDSGDGTLVFRGVSFAYPGQERKVLEGLDLVFRPGTTTALVGASGNGKTTILSLIERFYQPSEGELLYGGVPIGQLGLADWRSKIGYVAQGAPIMPGSVRENITYGLDGRYTDAMVLAAAEKAGALAFIDQMPQGLDTLLIEQGNNLSGGQRQRIAIARMFLRNPAILILDEATSNLDSETEHQVKTALESLMQGRTNIVVAHRLATVMHADCIYFLEGGRISGAGNHHELIGSHPYYARLVARQFQNVPERPAMHG; via the coding sequence GTGAGCGGGGCCGCAACGTCGTACGGCCTTTTATGGCGGCTGCTGCGCGTCGCCCGGCCGTCCGCGGGCCAGCTGGGCGCCGCCGCGGCCATTGCACTGGTGTCGGCAGCCGGCACCTTGTGCTTTCCTTTGCTGGCGCGGCGCGTGGTGGACGAACTGGCGGCAGGCAAGACCGATCCGCTCAGTATCGGCTTGCTGGCTGCGATTCTGGTTGGCGCCGCGCTGGCGTCGGCGCTGTCGGCCTACCTGCTGGCGCGCGTCGGCCATGGGCTGGTGGCGAGCCTGCGCGCCATGCTGGTCGATAAGATGCTCAAGCTGCCGGTGGCGGCCTTCGACCAGGACAGCACGGGCGAGCGTGTCAGCCGCGTGTTGAGCGACTGCGATGCCATTTCCGACCTGGCCACCAAGCAGGCGGTGAACCTGCTCACCGGCGTGCTGCTGCTGGGTGGGTCGGTTGGCGTACTGCTGATGCTCGACGTGCGCCTGACTCTGACCTTGCTCGGCTGCGTGGCGGGCGCCTTCGGCGTGGTCGTCCCCCTGGCCTTGCTGCTCGAAGGGCTGGCGCGCAGCACGCAGGATCGCACGGCCAAGCTGGGCGGCATCCTGACCCACGTGTTTTCCGAAATACGTCTGGTCAAGGCGTTCACCGCGGAAGGGCGCGAGCGCGCACGCAGCGGGGAGGAAATCGCGGAGCTGCGGCGCCTCGGCTTGAAGACCTCGAAAATTAACGCCGCGCTCGAACCGGTCATCGGCCTGGCGCTGACGGCGGCGATCATCATCATCCTGGTCTACGGGACTGGCCGGGTGAGCAGCGGGGCGATCACCATCGGCACCCTGACCGCCTTCATCCTCTACATCTTCAACGTGGCCGCGCCGCTGATCCAGCTCACCAATTTCGCCGCGGAGCTGCAAAAGGCCAAGGGCGCGTCCAGCCGTATCGGCGCGCTGCTCGACGAGCGCGAAGAAGAGCAGGGCGCCGCGCGCGCCACCTGCGATAGCGGGGATGGCACGCTGGTGTTCAGGGGCGTGTCGTTTGCCTACCCTGGCCAGGAGCGCAAGGTCCTCGAAGGGCTCGATCTGGTGTTCCGGCCCGGGACGACGACGGCGCTGGTTGGGGCGAGCGGCAATGGCAAGACCACGATCCTGTCTCTGATCGAGCGCTTTTACCAGCCGTCGGAAGGCGAGCTGCTTTACGGCGGCGTGCCGATAGGGCAGCTTGGGCTGGCCGACTGGCGCAGCAAGATCGGCTATGTGGCCCAAGGGGCGCCGATCATGCCCGGCAGCGTGCGCGAGAACATCACCTACGGCCTGGATGGCCGGTACACCGACGCGATGGTGCTGGCGGCCGCCGAAAAAGCCGGTGCGCTGGCGTTCATCGACCAGATGCCGCAGGGACTGGACACGCTGCTGATCGAGCAGGGCAACAACCTCTCTGGCGGCCAGCGGCAACGGATCGCCATCGCCCGCATGTTCTTGCGCAACCCGGCCATCCTGATCCTGGATGAGGCGACCTCGAACCTGGACAGCGAAACCGAGCACCAGGTGAAAACAGCGCTCGAATCGCTGATGCAGGGGCGTACCAACATCGTCGTTGCGCATCGTTTGGCCACTGTC
- a CDS encoding MBL fold metallo-hydrolase produces the protein MKTLKSLAPNVRSVPLVNSWFAHPYLVSPLTFSLYTKHAHLAMLESFIEDPAQHLESALIPELLGGPFINYADDPADMARFRDRTLERCAPQLRCADAIGAMYQMLQNQAKGAGVPGLYAQIDPQIRNGVELSYDLCKQPNVRFIESVFYDSPLYDTSLQTCVLEKATYEPRTFVLSTPQIKRRDSSVELRLPFGDPLWNHLHGGAHDAAELMEMLRPRVDDPARDMPLLETMFIERRVAEGHRGGPADTVRIRYLGHACVLMECGGVSILIDPLISYPDESRIDHFTFDDLPERLDYVLITHPHQDHIVFETLLRLRSKVDCVVVGRAGGGNLQDISLKLMLLRCGFGRVVELGEYETLEFEGGRIIGAPFYGEHADLDIRTKLAFGIEMQGAACLFFADSNPPAPEFYEPLKKMMPRIDCLFLGMECVGAPATWLYGPLLQKMLTRGEDQSRRLDGCDAAKALKMQEYFDPKRLFIYAMGAEPWLTHITSIMYSEESTQFKEARIVEKTVRGQGKQADVLFGKMELML, from the coding sequence ATGAAAACCCTGAAATCCCTCGCACCGAATGTTCGCAGCGTCCCACTGGTCAATTCGTGGTTCGCGCATCCGTATCTGGTGTCGCCCCTCACTTTCAGCCTGTACACCAAGCACGCGCACCTGGCCATGCTCGAGTCGTTCATCGAAGACCCGGCCCAGCACCTGGAATCGGCGCTGATTCCGGAGCTGCTCGGCGGCCCGTTCATCAACTACGCGGACGACCCGGCCGACATGGCGCGCTTTCGCGACCGCACCCTGGAGCGCTGCGCGCCGCAACTGCGCTGCGCCGACGCCATCGGCGCGATGTACCAGATGCTGCAAAACCAGGCCAAGGGCGCGGGCGTGCCCGGCCTGTACGCCCAGATCGATCCGCAGATCCGCAACGGCGTCGAGCTGTCGTACGATTTGTGCAAACAGCCCAATGTGCGCTTCATCGAATCGGTGTTTTACGACAGCCCGCTGTACGACACCTCGCTGCAAACCTGCGTGCTCGAAAAAGCGACCTACGAGCCGCGCACTTTCGTCCTCAGTACACCGCAGATCAAGCGCCGCGACAGCTCGGTCGAACTGCGCCTGCCGTTCGGCGACCCGCTGTGGAACCACTTGCACGGCGGCGCCCACGATGCGGCCGAACTGATGGAAATGCTGCGCCCGCGCGTGGATGACCCGGCGCGCGACATGCCGCTGCTGGAAACCATGTTCATCGAGCGCCGCGTGGCCGAGGGCCATCGGGGCGGACCGGCCGACACGGTGCGCATCCGCTACCTGGGCCATGCCTGCGTGCTGATGGAGTGCGGCGGCGTGAGCATCCTGATCGATCCCTTGATCAGCTACCCGGACGAGTCGCGCATCGACCATTTCACGTTCGACGACCTGCCCGAGCGGCTCGATTATGTGCTCATCACGCACCCGCACCAGGATCACATCGTCTTCGAAACGCTGCTGCGCCTGCGCAGCAAGGTCGATTGCGTGGTGGTGGGGCGTGCCGGCGGCGGCAACCTGCAGGATATATCGCTCAAGCTGATGCTGCTGCGCTGCGGTTTCGGGCGCGTGGTGGAATTGGGCGAGTACGAAACGCTGGAGTTCGAGGGTGGACGCATCATCGGCGCGCCGTTCTACGGCGAACACGCCGATCTCGATATTCGCACCAAGCTCGCCTTCGGCATCGAGATGCAGGGCGCGGCGTGCCTGTTCTTCGCCGATTCGAATCCACCGGCGCCGGAATTCTACGAGCCGCTCAAGAAAATGATGCCGCGGATCGACTGCCTGTTCCTCGGCATGGAGTGCGTCGGCGCGCCGGCGACCTGGCTGTACGGCCCCCTGCTGCAAAAAATGCTCACCCGCGGCGAGGACCAGTCGCGCCGGCTCGATGGGTGCGACGCCGCCAAGGCCCTCAAGATGCAGGAATACTTCGATCCGAAGCGCCTGTTCATCTACGCAATGGGGGCCGAACCCTGGCTCACGCACATCACCAGCATCATGTACTCCGAAGAGTCGACCCAGTTCAAGGAAGCGCGCATCGTCGAGAAGACCGTGCGCGGGCAGGGCAAGCAGGCCGATGTCCTGTTCGGCAAGATGGAACTGATGTTGTGA